One window from the genome of Acidiferrobacterales bacterium encodes:
- the ftsH gene encoding ATP-dependent zinc metalloprotease FtsH, producing MTKNLILWVVIAMVLMAIFKNFAPTEEASRKELEYSTFLTDVKNGRVSKVVIDGRTIMGSFTSGAPFVTYSPDDPKLVDDLVSAGVTIVAQKEESPSLLMQLFISWFPLLLLIGLWIFFMRQMQGGGGRGALSFGKSRARMLTEDKNRVTFEDVAGVEEAKEEVGELVEFLSSPTKFTNLGGRIPRGVLMTGSPGTGKTLLAKAIAGEAKVPFFSISGSDFVEMFVGVGASRVRDMFEQGKKNAPCIIFIDEIDAVGRQRGAGLGGGHDEREQTLNQLLVEMDGFEGSEGVIVIAATNRPDVLDPALLRPGRFDRQVHVPLPDIRGREQILNVHMKKVRVGKDVDSSIIARGTPGFSGADLANLVNEAALFAARASLKTVTMEQFEMAKDKVLMGTERRSIVMPEEERWNTAYHESGHTVVAKVLEHTDPVHKVTIIPRGRALGVTMQLPEEDRYSHNREYLLARIAVLMGGRIAEEIFMDQMTTGASNDFEQATDLAQKMVSRWGMSDSLGTRVYGDNQSEVFLGRDVTTHQNLSDAVAEQVDQEVTRIIDEEYSRARSIIESNKEKIEIMANALMEWETLESDQIDDIMAGKSPQPPTSDADDSSSSTDDSTNGKRTKPTVKPQMDRPASGEAS from the coding sequence TTGACGAAAAACCTCATTTTATGGGTCGTCATCGCGATGGTGCTGATGGCGATTTTCAAGAATTTCGCACCGACTGAGGAGGCATCCCGCAAGGAGTTGGAGTATTCCACATTCCTTACCGATGTCAAGAATGGTCGGGTGAGCAAAGTTGTCATTGACGGTCGGACGATTATGGGCAGCTTTACGAGCGGTGCCCCTTTTGTCACGTACTCTCCGGATGATCCCAAACTCGTCGACGATCTGGTTTCGGCCGGTGTGACGATTGTCGCCCAGAAAGAGGAATCCCCTTCGTTGCTGATGCAGTTATTCATCAGTTGGTTCCCATTGCTGTTGCTGATCGGATTGTGGATTTTCTTCATGCGCCAGATGCAGGGCGGTGGCGGTCGCGGAGCACTCAGTTTCGGAAAGAGTCGAGCGCGTATGCTCACTGAGGATAAGAACCGCGTGACGTTTGAGGACGTAGCGGGTGTCGAGGAAGCCAAAGAGGAAGTCGGCGAACTCGTAGAATTCCTCAGTTCACCGACCAAGTTCACCAATCTCGGTGGACGAATTCCCCGAGGGGTGCTCATGACCGGAAGTCCAGGAACCGGTAAGACCTTGCTGGCGAAAGCGATTGCCGGTGAGGCGAAAGTGCCGTTCTTCTCAATTTCCGGTTCGGATTTTGTTGAGATGTTTGTCGGAGTCGGCGCATCGCGTGTACGGGATATGTTTGAGCAAGGCAAGAAGAATGCCCCGTGCATCATATTCATTGATGAGATTGACGCTGTTGGTCGCCAGCGCGGCGCTGGTCTCGGCGGCGGTCACGATGAACGTGAACAGACCCTCAACCAGCTGCTGGTTGAGATGGATGGTTTCGAAGGCAGTGAAGGTGTCATTGTGATCGCAGCCACCAACCGGCCTGATGTGCTGGATCCGGCACTGCTAAGGCCTGGCCGGTTTGACAGGCAGGTTCATGTTCCGCTCCCCGATATTCGCGGACGGGAACAGATATTGAATGTGCACATGAAGAAAGTACGTGTCGGCAAGGATGTGGATTCGAGCATTATCGCCAGGGGAACACCCGGTTTTTCCGGTGCGGATCTTGCAAATCTTGTCAATGAGGCTGCGTTGTTCGCGGCCAGAGCCAGTCTGAAAACTGTCACCATGGAACAGTTTGAGATGGCGAAAGACAAAGTGCTGATGGGAACCGAGCGACGTTCGATTGTCATGCCCGAGGAAGAGCGCTGGAACACAGCCTATCATGAGTCAGGACACACGGTTGTCGCCAAAGTGCTTGAACATACCGACCCGGTGCATAAGGTTACGATCATACCGCGCGGCAGGGCACTTGGTGTGACCATGCAACTGCCGGAAGAAGATCGGTACAGTCACAATCGGGAATACCTGCTGGCCAGAATTGCTGTACTGATGGGTGGCCGGATCGCCGAGGAGATCTTCATGGATCAGATGACTACCGGTGCTTCCAATGATTTTGAGCAGGCAACCGATCTCGCCCAGAAAATGGTATCCCGTTGGGGTATGAGCGATTCACTGGGCACGCGGGTTTATGGTGACAACCAATCTGAGGTTTTTCTTGGCCGAGACGTCACCACACATCAGAATCTCAGCGACGCAGTTGCCGAGCAGGTTGATCAGGAAGTCACCCGCATCATTGATGAGGAGTATTCACGCGCAAGATCGATCATTGAGTCCAACAAGGAGAAGATCGAGATAATGGCGAATGCTTTGATGGAGTGGGAAACTCTGGAGTCTGATCAGATCGACGACATTATGGCAGGGAAATCTCCCCAACCACCCACATCTGACGCGGACGATTCCTCGTCCTCAACTGACGATAGTACGAACGGCAAACGAACAAAGCCGACCGTCAAGCCTCAAATGGACCGCCCGGCAAGCGGAGAAGCTTCATAA
- the glmM gene encoding phosphoglucosamine mutase has translation MRLFGTDGIRGKFGSEPITPQTILKLGWALGSVLNERSEDRCEVIVGKDTRVSGYVLESALTGGLLSAGVDIALLGPVSTPAVSYFSRVSRASAGVVISASHNPVQDNGIKVFLSNGLKISASMERRVEARLDGPIQVVDAHNLGKARRIDNPVEQYVGYLFSNAPSRLDGLRIVIDCANGASYKIGPMLLSQLGADVVSVADTPSGFNINLNCGSTNPEYIRNLTLEHHADIGIALDGDGDRVVMVDAAGNLINGDQILYIIAVSRKRKGMLRGGVVGTHLSNMGLRDTLQAREIPFECVEVGDRFISERLRELNWNLGGEECGHILNGEAGIPGDGLIAAMEVLAEVIESGKTLKELAKELTLVPKVTRNVPLRNQNSPIKGIDASHWPRTTEAVDVARKELDTQGRILLRASGTEPAIRILVEGYDADQIGRIADRLSNVVDEESESATALA, from the coding sequence ATGAGACTCTTTGGTACTGACGGGATTCGAGGCAAGTTCGGCAGTGAGCCGATTACACCTCAGACGATATTGAAGTTGGGTTGGGCGCTCGGGTCGGTACTGAACGAACGCAGCGAAGACCGCTGTGAGGTTATTGTTGGTAAGGATACCCGGGTTTCCGGTTACGTACTCGAATCAGCACTCACAGGCGGCCTCCTGTCAGCGGGCGTCGATATCGCGTTGCTGGGCCCGGTGTCCACTCCGGCAGTATCCTATTTCAGCCGCGTTTCCCGCGCGAGTGCCGGTGTCGTGATCAGCGCGTCACATAATCCCGTCCAGGACAACGGTATAAAGGTATTCCTGTCCAATGGACTGAAAATCTCTGCTTCGATGGAACGAAGAGTTGAAGCAAGGCTGGATGGTCCGATTCAGGTGGTTGATGCGCATAATCTCGGAAAGGCACGCCGAATTGACAATCCGGTAGAACAATATGTCGGCTATCTGTTCTCGAATGCGCCTAGTCGGCTGGATGGACTGCGGATTGTTATCGATTGTGCGAATGGGGCAAGTTACAAGATCGGGCCGATGTTGCTGTCGCAACTCGGCGCGGATGTTGTATCAGTTGCTGACACGCCGAGCGGATTCAATATCAATCTGAATTGCGGTTCCACCAACCCCGAGTATATTCGGAACCTGACACTGGAGCATCACGCCGATATCGGCATTGCACTGGATGGAGACGGTGATCGGGTTGTTATGGTTGATGCTGCAGGCAACCTGATCAATGGCGATCAGATTCTGTACATCATTGCTGTTTCCAGAAAGCGCAAGGGAATGCTGCGCGGTGGCGTGGTCGGAACCCATCTCAGTAACATGGGATTGAGAGACACTCTGCAGGCCAGGGAGATTCCGTTTGAGTGCGTTGAGGTTGGCGATCGATTCATTTCAGAGCGTCTGAGAGAGTTGAACTGGAATCTGGGCGGTGAGGAATGCGGTCATATCTTGAACGGTGAGGCTGGCATCCCCGGGGACGGGCTGATCGCGGCGATGGAGGTGCTTGCGGAAGTGATCGAATCCGGAAAGACGTTGAAAGAACTCGCAAAGGAACTGACACTTGTTCCGAAGGTGACCAGAAATGTCCCCTTGAGGAATCAAAACTCACCGATCAAGGGGATCGATGCCAGTCATTGGCCCAGGACTACAGAGGCGGTCGATGTCGCCAGGAAAGAGCTTGACACCCAGGGGCGGATTTTACTGCGTGCATCCGGTACCGAACCGGCCATTCGGATTCTGGTCGAAGGCTATGACGCTGATCAAATTGGTCGGATTGCGGATCGACTATCGAATGTCGTTGACGAAGAGTCCGAGTCTGCGACCGCATTAGCCTGA
- a CDS encoding Zn-dependent alcohol dehydrogenase — MKAAVSYNFGKPLVIDEIKIDDPRKDEIKIKVTACAICHSDILYMDGAWGGRLPTVYGHEAAGTVEACGPGVTKVRPGDKVIVSLVRHCGGCFFCDHNQHTLCEHEFATDEPRRLQASNGIDIHRGLRTGCFAEYAVVHQSQVVAIPDEMDYASASLLACGVITGFGAVMNTAAVKPGTHVVVIGAGGVGINCIQAARIASAATVTAIDINPDRLATAKRFGATHTVDSSKSDAEDSIRQVTAGRGADYVFVATGHPEAVTGVFRFLRLGGTLILVGMPAEGSKFSMETVDFIDANQSILGCKMGNPDLDSDIPKLIGLYQSGELELDALVTGRFPLENINDAIESTRQGVGIRNVVMM, encoded by the coding sequence ATGAAAGCAGCCGTCAGCTACAACTTCGGAAAACCGCTCGTGATTGATGAGATCAAGATTGATGATCCCAGAAAAGATGAAATAAAGATCAAGGTGACTGCATGCGCCATCTGTCACAGCGACATCTTGTACATGGACGGCGCCTGGGGCGGCAGACTGCCGACAGTCTACGGCCACGAGGCAGCGGGAACCGTCGAAGCCTGTGGCCCCGGAGTCACAAAGGTGAGGCCGGGCGATAAGGTGATCGTCTCCTTGGTGCGACATTGCGGTGGTTGTTTTTTTTGCGATCACAATCAACACACCCTATGCGAACACGAATTTGCGACCGATGAACCTAGACGATTGCAGGCAAGCAACGGAATTGACATCCACAGAGGACTGAGAACAGGTTGCTTTGCGGAATATGCAGTCGTTCATCAGTCCCAAGTTGTCGCAATTCCAGACGAGATGGACTATGCGAGCGCGTCGCTGTTGGCCTGCGGAGTCATCACGGGATTTGGTGCAGTCATGAACACCGCTGCTGTCAAACCGGGCACTCATGTCGTCGTCATTGGTGCGGGAGGTGTCGGTATCAACTGTATCCAAGCCGCTCGCATTGCGTCTGCGGCTACAGTTACGGCGATTGACATCAACCCGGATCGGCTCGCCACTGCCAAGCGCTTCGGCGCTACCCATACGGTTGATTCCAGCAAGTCTGATGCCGAAGATTCCATCCGGCAAGTCACCGCTGGACGCGGCGCGGACTATGTTTTTGTCGCTACCGGCCACCCGGAGGCGGTGACCGGAGTCTTTCGCTTCCTGCGACTCGGAGGCACACTGATTTTGGTTGGAATGCCCGCGGAAGGCTCCAAGTTCTCGATGGAAACGGTTGACTTCATCGACGCAAACCAATCCATTCTCGGTTGCAAGATGGGCAATCCCGACCTCGATTCTGACATCCCCAAGCTGATCGGATTGTACCAGTCAGGCGAATTGGAACTGGATGCACTGGTAACAGGAAGATTCCCGCTCGAAAACATCAATGATGCAATTGAGTCGACCCGCCAAGGAGTCGGAATTCGCAACGTCGTGATGATGTGA
- a CDS encoding PDR/VanB family oxidoreductase — protein MKKFKVQVDSIKSETEEIRSYVLVDPEGGELPEFAAGAHIDLHLDNGLVRQFSLCGPAWERQSYLIGVLLEQSGTGGSQYIHSNVRVGDRLEISEPKRWFKLNPDAQTHLMIAGGIGVAPILAMAYSLERSKADYIFHYCTRFPEQTAFMDEITGLVKHGSLHWHFDGGNPENGLDFKTTLQDYSPGTHLYYCGPVGMMNAIADASSHWPEGTVHYEFFSTDGVVLTNTDSFDENKEFQIRISSTNTLYSVPAHKTIVEVLRENGHDVDTSCEDGYCGTCLTRYLQGEPDHRDQILDDEDHEEYVLICCARSRTQELVLDL, from the coding sequence ATGAAGAAGTTCAAGGTTCAGGTCGACTCGATCAAGTCTGAAACCGAAGAGATTCGCAGTTACGTACTGGTTGACCCGGAGGGTGGTGAACTGCCTGAATTCGCAGCTGGAGCACACATCGACCTGCATCTGGACAACGGACTCGTCCGTCAGTTTTCTCTCTGCGGGCCTGCATGGGAACGACAGTCCTACCTGATCGGAGTGTTGCTCGAACAATCGGGGACCGGCGGTTCGCAATATATTCACAGCAACGTCCGGGTCGGGGATAGATTGGAAATCTCCGAACCCAAACGCTGGTTCAAGCTGAATCCGGATGCCCAAACGCATCTGATGATAGCCGGCGGAATCGGTGTGGCGCCAATTTTAGCCATGGCCTACTCGCTGGAGCGGTCCAAGGCGGACTACATATTCCACTACTGCACAAGATTCCCCGAACAGACAGCATTCATGGATGAAATTACAGGACTGGTCAAACACGGCAGCCTTCACTGGCACTTCGACGGCGGCAATCCGGAAAATGGCCTGGATTTCAAGACGACACTTCAGGATTATTCGCCAGGCACGCACCTTTATTACTGCGGACCTGTAGGCATGATGAACGCAATTGCCGACGCAAGCAGTCATTGGCCGGAAGGCACGGTACACTACGAATTTTTCTCAACCGACGGAGTCGTGTTAACCAATACAGATTCATTTGATGAGAATAAGGAGTTCCAGATCAGGATTTCGAGCACCAACACGTTATATTCGGTGCCTGCGCACAAAACGATTGTCGAAGTCCTGAGAGAGAACGGCCATGACGTTGACACATCGTGTGAGGATGGATACTGCGGGACCTGCCTGACGCGTTATCTGCAAGGCGAACCTGATCATAGAGATCAGATTCTCGACGACGAAGATCACGAAGAATATGTGCTTATTTGTTGTGCACGGTCACGTACACAAGAGCTTGTGCTTGATCTTTAG
- a CDS encoding CoA transferase: MSSASNSRAYSDNGVELALSGIRVLEFCQIAAGPFCGMLLSDMGADVVKVEPPSGDAMRQWPPVTDGFSENFSSVNRNKRSIALNLKSEEHLEVALQLIAKADVLVENNRPGVMDRLGLGYSSIAQLNSSLIYCSISAFGQTGPRSQEGAFDVTMQGISGIMSVTGEEGRPPVKCGVPLSDFATGLYAAFHITSALFERRSTGKGVHIDASMLGCSLGIAPLQVSEYFGTGNNPKRLDSRHPRNAPYQAFKASDGYFVLAAGNQKLYETVCSVIDRPDLVNDPRFTTTAKRAENQSALTEVLESQFSSGSADLWYKRFRDAGVPSAPINSYGEALQDPQVLDQGWIQPLELPNSRPTRTFAHPVMISDRNLPIRRRPPLLNEHYDEILEEIGYVNNEDA, encoded by the coding sequence ATGTCTTCTGCATCCAATAGCCGCGCCTACTCTGACAATGGAGTCGAACTCGCCCTATCTGGGATTAGGGTGTTGGAGTTCTGTCAGATTGCGGCCGGTCCCTTTTGTGGAATGTTGCTGAGCGACATGGGAGCTGATGTCGTCAAAGTCGAACCGCCATCCGGTGATGCGATGCGGCAATGGCCTCCCGTGACGGATGGCTTCAGTGAGAATTTCTCGTCGGTAAACCGAAACAAACGCTCGATCGCGCTGAACCTGAAGTCAGAAGAGCACTTGGAAGTCGCGTTGCAACTCATTGCCAAGGCAGATGTCTTGGTGGAGAATAACCGACCCGGTGTGATGGATCGGCTTGGACTTGGATACTCATCGATTGCGCAGCTGAATTCCTCATTGATTTACTGTTCAATCTCGGCTTTTGGCCAAACCGGGCCGCGGTCACAGGAAGGTGCATTTGATGTCACCATGCAGGGCATATCCGGCATCATGAGTGTTACCGGCGAAGAGGGCAGACCACCGGTCAAGTGCGGCGTTCCGCTGAGTGATTTTGCCACCGGGCTCTATGCTGCTTTCCATATCACCTCAGCATTGTTCGAGCGGCGTTCGACGGGCAAAGGGGTTCATATCGACGCTTCTATGCTGGGTTGCAGTCTGGGCATCGCGCCACTGCAGGTGAGCGAGTATTTTGGAACTGGAAACAACCCCAAACGATTGGATTCACGCCATCCTCGAAACGCGCCGTATCAGGCATTCAAAGCCTCCGACGGTTATTTCGTCCTGGCCGCGGGCAATCAGAAACTGTATGAAACAGTATGCAGTGTCATCGATCGGCCTGACCTGGTCAACGATCCGAGATTCACGACCACAGCAAAACGGGCGGAAAATCAATCCGCCTTGACCGAAGTCCTTGAGAGTCAGTTCTCGTCCGGCTCCGCCGATTTATGGTACAAACGCTTCAGGGATGCTGGCGTACCGTCTGCTCCGATCAATAGTTATGGCGAGGCTTTGCAGGACCCTCAGGTATTGGATCAGGGATGGATACAGCCACTGGAACTTCCCAACTCGAGGCCAACCAGGACATTTGCCCATCCGGTGATGATCTCAGACCGCAATCTGCCTATACGCAGACGCCCACCTTTGCTCAATGAGCACTACGATGAGATCCTTGAGGAAATCGGTTACGTCAACAATGAAGACGCATGA
- the queG gene encoding tRNA epoxyqueuosine(34) reductase QueG: MSLTDSDLHELAARIKSWGQELGFQQVGITDTDLFQAENQLNDWLNRGMHGELHYMAKHGSRRTRPGDLIDGTVRIISVRLDYFPPRSKAIREVLDDSVMAFVSRYATGRDYHKLMRKRLEKLARQIRDEVGQFSYRAFADSAPVMEKPIAQKAGLGWIGKHSNLLNRRAGSWFFLGELYTDLPLPVDLPEADHCGSCTACITVCPTDAIVEPYVVDARRCISYLTIEYKGAIPLELRHQIGNRIFGCDDCQVVCPWNRFSCDSDEPGFEVRNQLDSTTLCAVFSWTEEEFLQKTEGSAIRRVGYEHWLRNIAVALGNAQSTPEIIKSLRNRKDDASELVREHVKWALERHAACIS, translated from the coding sequence ATGTCACTGACCGACTCCGATCTGCATGAATTGGCCGCCAGAATCAAGAGCTGGGGACAGGAACTCGGTTTTCAACAGGTTGGAATTACAGACACTGACCTGTTTCAGGCTGAGAACCAACTCAATGACTGGCTGAACCGGGGCATGCATGGTGAACTGCATTACATGGCGAAGCATGGATCGAGAAGAACCAGACCGGGAGACCTGATCGATGGAACTGTTCGAATCATTTCCGTTCGGCTGGACTACTTCCCGCCGAGATCGAAGGCCATTCGCGAAGTCCTGGATGATTCGGTGATGGCATTTGTCTCTCGCTACGCAACAGGACGTGACTACCACAAACTGATGCGTAAACGGCTTGAGAAACTCGCCCGGCAGATCCGTGATGAAGTCGGGCAGTTCAGCTATCGGGCATTTGCCGACAGTGCGCCGGTCATGGAAAAGCCCATTGCACAGAAAGCAGGACTCGGCTGGATCGGCAAGCACTCGAACCTTCTCAATCGACGCGCCGGGTCGTGGTTTTTTCTGGGAGAACTCTACACTGATTTACCGTTGCCTGTCGACTTGCCGGAAGCAGACCACTGCGGCTCCTGTACGGCTTGCATTACCGTGTGCCCGACAGATGCGATAGTAGAACCGTATGTCGTTGACGCCCGGCGGTGCATTTCCTATCTGACAATAGAATATAAGGGAGCGATTCCACTGGAGCTCAGACATCAGATAGGCAACAGGATATTTGGATGTGATGATTGTCAGGTGGTGTGTCCATGGAATCGATTTTCCTGCGATTCAGATGAACCTGGATTTGAAGTGAGAAATCAATTGGACTCAACAACATTGTGCGCCGTATTCAGTTGGACGGAAGAGGAGTTCCTGCAGAAAACGGAGGGATCCGCCATACGCCGTGTCGGCTACGAGCATTGGCTCAGAAACATAGCGGTTGCACTCGGCAACGCGCAGTCGACACCTGAAATCATCAAATCACTGCGAAACCGAAAAGACGATGCTTCAGAGTTGGTACGGGAACACGTGAAATGGGCGCTTGAGAGGCATGCGGCGTGCATCTCGTAG
- a CDS encoding ABC transporter substrate-binding protein: MKKILFAIMVSSFLVAPNAYSATVKLGFVTTLSTPAAVIGNDMRDAVELALEHIDGKMGPVDVEVVYGDDEFNPQKGKQATERLVSQDKVDIVFGYIWSHVLLASATTVLDAGKILISANAGPSQLAGKGCHENFFNISWQNDQTPMAMGEVLNQRGVNSLYVIAPLYAAGKNMVAGVKRTFKGEFVGTDMTKWPDQIDWSSELSKVKAANPDAVFIFYPGKHGPAFIKQYEQSGLAGKVDLYTVFTIDSISLPRFQDAGMNGVVGTTMTQFWAPDLDNAANKKFVDGFKAKYGKYPSFYAAQSYDAIMYIKSAVEAVGGDMSNVDGLRAALEKADYDSVRGKFTMGPNHFPIQNFYSREVVADEDGVWTTSVREKVLTMHQDVYAGECKM; this comes from the coding sequence ATGAAAAAAATATTATTTGCGATTATGGTCAGCAGTTTTCTGGTTGCGCCCAATGCGTATTCAGCAACGGTAAAGCTGGGATTTGTTACGACGCTCAGTACTCCGGCTGCTGTCATAGGTAATGACATGAGAGACGCTGTCGAACTGGCTCTGGAGCATATCGACGGCAAGATGGGCCCGGTGGATGTCGAGGTCGTCTATGGCGATGATGAGTTCAATCCCCAGAAAGGGAAGCAAGCGACGGAGCGGTTGGTCTCCCAAGATAAGGTGGACATTGTATTTGGATATATCTGGTCCCACGTGTTGCTTGCTTCTGCAACCACAGTATTGGATGCAGGAAAGATCCTGATCAGTGCCAATGCAGGTCCGTCACAGTTGGCTGGCAAGGGGTGTCACGAGAACTTTTTCAACATCTCATGGCAGAATGACCAGACACCTATGGCAATGGGTGAGGTATTGAATCAGCGTGGCGTGAATTCCTTGTATGTTATCGCTCCGCTTTATGCCGCGGGAAAGAATATGGTCGCTGGCGTCAAGAGAACTTTCAAGGGCGAATTTGTCGGCACCGACATGACCAAGTGGCCGGACCAGATTGACTGGTCATCCGAGCTTTCCAAGGTCAAGGCTGCGAATCCGGATGCAGTGTTTATCTTCTACCCGGGCAAGCATGGACCGGCGTTCATCAAGCAGTATGAACAATCGGGACTTGCCGGGAAGGTTGATCTTTATACTGTGTTTACTATCGATTCGATCAGTTTGCCAAGATTTCAGGATGCTGGTATGAACGGGGTTGTCGGGACCACGATGACGCAATTCTGGGCACCTGATCTCGATAATGCCGCCAACAAGAAATTTGTCGATGGCTTCAAGGCGAAGTACGGTAAATATCCGAGTTTCTACGCTGCCCAAAGTTATGACGCAATCATGTATATCAAGAGTGCTGTCGAAGCTGTCGGCGGAGACATGAGCAATGTCGACGGATTGAGAGCCGCGCTGGAAAAGGCAGACTATGACTCAGTCAGAGGAAAGTTTACGATGGGCCCGAATCACTTCCCGATTCAGAATTTCTATAGTCGTGAAGTGGTTGCGGATGAAGATGGCGTATGGACGACATCAGTTCGCGAAAAAGTTCTGACCATGCATCAGGACGTTTACGCAGGCGAGTGCAAAATGTAA
- a CDS encoding branched-chain amino acid ABC transporter permease — protein MEWALLIEQVLNGVQFGVLLFLLAAGLTLTFGIMDLVNLAHGSMYMLGAFFGATIILWTGSFVLALVLAVPIVAGIGILTEISTLRTLYQRHHLDQVLATFGLILFFNELVQIVWPLDGLTAPFPEYLSSTVPLPFGIEYSPYRLMIIGAGFALAVAMWLLVTRTRLGMLIRAGAADREMVYALGINIRLLFTLVFGLGTALSALAGVLMAPILGANSGMGEQIIIVAFVVIVIGGIGSIRGSFIAALITGLIDSLGRSFLDVILALFIPINAAEAAAPAISSMLIYIFMAGILFFRPTGLFGKQPN, from the coding sequence GTGGAGTGGGCACTGCTGATTGAACAAGTCCTGAATGGTGTTCAGTTCGGCGTGTTGCTGTTTCTGCTCGCCGCAGGTCTGACTCTGACCTTTGGCATCATGGATCTTGTCAATCTTGCACATGGTTCCATGTATATGCTGGGTGCGTTCTTCGGGGCGACCATAATTTTATGGACCGGTTCTTTCGTGCTCGCACTTGTTCTTGCAGTCCCGATCGTTGCAGGTATCGGAATTCTTACAGAAATATCGACGCTGAGAACCCTGTACCAGCGTCATCATCTGGATCAGGTGCTGGCAACGTTCGGCCTGATTCTTTTTTTTAACGAACTCGTTCAGATTGTCTGGCCGCTGGATGGACTGACTGCGCCATTTCCCGAATATCTGTCCTCGACAGTGCCGCTGCCGTTTGGAATCGAGTATTCGCCTTATCGTCTGATGATCATCGGAGCAGGATTCGCGCTGGCGGTCGCAATGTGGTTGCTCGTGACTAGAACCCGACTGGGCATGTTGATACGGGCAGGTGCCGCGGACCGGGAAATGGTTTATGCGCTTGGGATCAACATTCGTCTTTTGTTTACTTTGGTCTTTGGACTTGGAACTGCGCTCAGTGCCCTGGCCGGAGTTCTCATGGCACCGATTCTGGGTGCGAATTCGGGTATGGGCGAGCAGATCATAATTGTTGCATTTGTGGTCATTGTCATTGGCGGAATCGGCTCAATTCGCGGCAGCTTCATCGCGGCTCTCATAACTGGATTGATCGATTCGTTGGGACGCTCATTTCTGGATGTCATACTGGCACTGTTCATTCCGATCAATGCGGCCGAAGCTGCCGCACCGGCAATCTCATCGATGCTGATCTACATATTCATGGCCGGCATACTGTTCTTCAGACCCACTGGATTGTTCGGCAAGCAACCGAACTGA
- a CDS encoding branched-chain amino acid ABC transporter permease, which produces MLDTNALFTRRGVAGVLVVGTCMFVPIVATVIDEPYYMNLFARLMIWAIAAISLNLILGYGGLISFGHALYLGIGAYAVGICSYYDINNIFIQVPIALGVATIVSFVFGGISLRTRGVYFIMITMALTQMIYYLSISIEEYGSDDGLIIYVRSEFGTNLINLDNPFHRYYLIFAVMVGCLYFSYRLIHSRFGYVIRGARSNELRMEVIGHPTFRYRLVCFMIAGLMCTIAGVLSANVEKFVSPDVMHWTRSGELIFMVVLGGMASIMGPLTGAMVFWLISEVLARFTEHWHIIFGPFLILVVLLSPRGIDGLLSGRSSGRG; this is translated from the coding sequence ATGCTTGACACGAACGCATTATTCACTCGGCGGGGAGTCGCCGGAGTCCTTGTAGTCGGGACATGCATGTTCGTACCGATTGTTGCAACGGTCATTGATGAGCCCTACTATATGAACCTCTTCGCCCGTCTGATGATCTGGGCAATCGCGGCGATCAGTCTGAATCTGATTCTTGGCTATGGCGGGCTGATCAGCTTCGGTCACGCGTTGTATCTGGGAATCGGTGCGTACGCGGTTGGCATCTGTTCATACTACGATATCAACAACATCTTCATTCAGGTTCCCATCGCGCTGGGCGTCGCAACAATCGTTTCATTTGTATTTGGGGGAATCAGCTTGCGAACGCGCGGTGTGTACTTCATTATGATCACGATGGCACTTACGCAGATGATCTACTATCTGTCTATCAGCATTGAGGAGTACGGCAGTGACGACGGTTTGATCATTTATGTGCGAAGCGAGTTCGGGACAAATCTCATCAATCTCGACAATCCATTTCATCGCTACTACCTGATATTCGCTGTGATGGTGGGCTGTTTATATTTCTCTTATCGTCTCATTCATTCGAGATTCGGATACGTCATACGCGGAGCGAGATCGAATGAGCTTCGAATGGAAGTGATCGGACACCCGACTTTCCGATATAGGTTGGTGTGTTTCATGATTGCTGGGCTGATGTGCACGATCGCTGGCGTGCTGAGTGCAAACGTAGAGAAATTTGTCAGTCCGGATGTGATGCATTGGACCCGCTCCGGTGAACTGATATTCATGGTTGTACTGGGCGGCATGGCAAGCATTATGGGTCCGCTGACAGGGGCAATGGTGTTCTGGCTGATTTCTGAGGTTCTTGCCCGATTCACGGAGCATTGGCACATCATTTTCGGTCCGTTTCTGATTCTCGTGGTCTTATTGTCGCCGCGCGGTATAGACGGATTGCTGAGTGGACGGAGTTCCGGCCGTGGCTGA